The Methanomassiliicoccales archaeon genome includes the window CTGGATGAGCCCAAGATCTAGCAATTCCAGGATACGCTTGGAGGCTGATTGCTGGCTCATACCTAATGATTCACCAAGTTCCCTCGAAGAAATCGTGATGTAATCGCGAAGTCCACCAAGCACCGCGATCTTGCGAAGTGCAGCAACTACCTTCTCATCCATGATCTCAACCGTCCAGGCAATTCCTCAATCAAAGTCACAATGAATAGATACCTGATGCGCTAATCTTCGATTCTAGATTGCGATATTTAATTCTTTCATGGAATTAAGGAATTACGGCTCATTCCCATTGAAAGACCGATAAAATATTAATTCTGACACTACTCATGTCTTAACCTTTAGGTACTAGCATGAATAGGCATGTTATTGAAGCAATGGGCAAAACCAGAGTCGTGATTGAAGATGGAAAGGTAACTGATGTGGGAAAACCGCTTGTCAGTTACTGTCCTTTATTCAGAAAATATAGAGGAATCCAAGAGATAAATAGCAGTGCTGTCAAAGACAACATCGAATTCAGAATGAAAAGCTTCGGAATGTGCACGCCCCACAGGGAACTCCGCATTAAAGATTTCCTAAGCTTTGGTGTGTCAGAAATCATTGCTATGGCCGTGTCGAAAAACATGCTCGACTGCGCTGTTGTGGTTTGTGATGGAGCCGGCACCGTTGTTGTTAGCGATCCTGAACTCATCCAAGGAATTGGGGGAAGACTATCTGCCGTCATCGAAACAACCCCGTATTCCGAAATCATCAACGCGCTGGGCAGAGATTTTGTTCTTGATCCCAGGAGCGGCAAAATCGATCAGTTTGAGGGCGTTTGCCTTGCAGACAGACTTGGATTTCGCAAGATAGGCGTAACGGTCGTTTCAGCGGACGAGGCGAGTAAAATAAGAGTTAGATTTGGCGAAAGGGCTGCAATTTTTGCTGTCCATACAACTGGCGCCAGCAAGGATGATGCATTAAGATTCTTCGACGCATGCGATATAGTCACCGCGTGCGCCTCAAGGTGGGTAAGAGAAGTCGCAGCGGAGAGAGCGCTGTTTGCAGTAGG containing:
- a CDS encoding DUF2099 family protein, with amino-acid sequence MNRHVIEAMGKTRVVIEDGKVTDVGKPLVSYCPLFRKYRGIQEINSSAVKDNIEFRMKSFGMCTPHRELRIKDFLSFGVSEIIAMAVSKNMLDCAVVVCDGAGTVVVSDPELIQGIGGRLSAVIETTPYSEIINALGRDFVLDPRSGKIDQFEGVCLADRLGFRKIGVTVVSADEASKIRVRFGERAAIFAVHTTGASKDDALRFFDACDIVTACASRWVREVAAERALFAVGRKIPVYAATEFGKALMLERLAMIPHKTNEDDRGEDCPHPLI